A stretch of DNA from Nitrospira sp. KM1:
TGATTATGAAGCGGGCAATCCCGTCGCGGTCAACGGCAAGAAAATGAGTCCGGCGACTCTCCTGGCCACGCTCAATACACTCGGTGGCGCGCATGGCATCGGTCGCGTCGATCTTGTGGAAAACCGTTACGTGGGTATGAAGTCGCGCGGCGTCTACGAGACTCCCGGTGGGACCATTCTCCATGTCGCCCATCGGGGTCTCGAATCCTTGACGATGGACCGCGAAGTGCTGCATTTCAGGGACAGTCTCATCCCTCGGTTCGCGGATCTGATTTACAACGGCTACTGGTTCAGCCCGGAACGGGAAATGATCCAAACGGTGATCGATGAGGCCCAGAAAGACGTCACAGGTACGGCGCGGGTCAAGTTATATAAGGGAAGCTGTACCCTCGCAGGGCGTAAATCAAATCGGTCGCTCTACCGGCTCGACATTGCCACGTTTGAAGAAGACGACGTCTATAATCAAAAAGACGCGGAGGGGTTCATCCGTCTCAATGCGTTGCGGCTGAAGATTCGGGCGCAGCGGAAAAAGGCACCATCCCGATGATCGAGCGGAGGGAGCGCGGACGGACCGGATCGACCGGCACCAAGGCCTGGGACGGCCGGTTCCGGGAAAAGACACACCGGCTCGTGGAAGCCTTCACCATGTCGGTGGAGACCGACCGTCGTTTATACGCGCAAGATATTCAGGGCAGCATTGCCCATTGCAAGACGATGCGGAAGGCCGGTGTCCTCAAAGCAGTGGAGATGGCGACCATCGTGCGCGGTCTGGAATCCATCAAGCAAGAATTCAACCGAGGCAGGTTCAGGTTCAGGCCGACGGACGAAGACGTTCATATGGCTATCGAGCGACGTCTGACCGAACTCATCGGCCCATTGGGAGGCAAATTGCACACCGGACGAAGTCGGAACGATCAGGTGGCACTCGATATCCGCCTCTATCTTCGGGATCAACTCGATGTCCTTCGTACCCGCGTGCAGGAGTTCCAGCGCGCGTTGGTGGCATGCGCCAAAGCCAATCGTGCCGTGCCCATGCCGGGATATACCCATTTGCAGCGAGCACAGCCGGTGTTGTTCGCACACCATCTGCTGGCCTATGTGGAAATGCTCGAACGTGACAAGGGTCGGCTTTGCGATGCCAGAACACGACTGAATGTCATGCCGCTCGGGTCCGGGGCATTGGCCGGGACGAATTATCCCATTGACCGTGGCTATACGGCGCGGCTGCTCGACTTTCCGGCCGTGACGGCGAACAGTCTCGATGCGGTGTCCGATCGAGATTTCATGATCGAGACGGCCGCAGCCCTCTCGATCGTCATGATGCACCTGTCACGTCTCAGTGAAGAACTCATCGTCTGGTCGTCGCAGGAGTTTCGGTTCGTCGATCTACCGGACGGTTTTTGCACCGGCAGCAGCATGATGCCACAGAAGAAAAACCCTGATGTGCCGGAGCTGATCAGAGGAAGAACCGGCAGAATCTACGGGCACCTGATGAATCTTCTGACTACTCTCAAAGGTCTCCCGTTAAGTTATAATCGTGACTTACAGGAGGATAAGCCGCCGGTCTTCGATGCGATCGATACAGTATCGGCCGCGCTTGAAATCATGACTGAACTGATGCGACGGGTAAAAGTCAATCATGCTGTTCTCCAACAGGCCGTTGAAGGCGGCGGATTGCTGGCGACCGAATTGGCCGATTATCTTGTCACTCGTGGGGTGCCGTTCCGCGATGCTCACGGGATCACTGGACGGGTCGTGCGGGCGGCGCTGGAGAGCAAACGGGAATTGGCCGACATGTCGCTTGAGGAATTACGGGGATTCTCCGATCGGATCCAGAAAGATGTCTTCGCGCAGCTGACGGTCGAGGGGGCGATCAATCGGAAAGCACAAGTTGGCGGAACGGCCCGCAGG
This window harbors:
- the argH gene encoding argininosuccinate lyase, which translates into the protein MIERRERGRTGSTGTKAWDGRFREKTHRLVEAFTMSVETDRRLYAQDIQGSIAHCKTMRKAGVLKAVEMATIVRGLESIKQEFNRGRFRFRPTDEDVHMAIERRLTELIGPLGGKLHTGRSRNDQVALDIRLYLRDQLDVLRTRVQEFQRALVACAKANRAVPMPGYTHLQRAQPVLFAHHLLAYVEMLERDKGRLCDARTRLNVMPLGSGALAGTNYPIDRGYTARLLDFPAVTANSLDAVSDRDFMIETAAALSIVMMHLSRLSEELIVWSSQEFRFVDLPDGFCTGSSMMPQKKNPDVPELIRGRTGRIYGHLMNLLTTLKGLPLSYNRDLQEDKPPVFDAIDTVSAALEIMTELMRRVKVNHAVLQQAVEGGGLLATELADYLVTRGVPFRDAHGITGRVVRAALESKRELADMSLEELRGFSDRIQKDVFAQLTVEGAINRKAQVGGTARRRVEQRIKELERALS